The genomic interval GCCGGCGGCGGCGACGTGCAGTCGTTGGTGAGCCGCCAGGGCGGCGGCGAGGCCGAAGGTTTTGCCGCACTGGGGGCAGCCGTGGCGCTTTTCGGGCCCCCCCCCCATGCCGTGAGCCCGCTGGTGCCGGTTGCGGTGCGAGCTGCGGCCGAAGCGTTTGCCGCAGTGGGCGCAGGAAAAAGGCTTCTCACCGGTGTGGGTGAGCCGGTGCCGGTCGAAGTGGGAGCTCCAGGCGAAACCCTTGCCGCAGACGCCGCACTGGTAGGGTTTTTCGCCGCGGTGGAGCCGCCGGTGCCTCTCCAAGCTCAGCGGGGTGCTAAACCCTTTGCCGCACTCGGGACAAGCGTGGGGCCGGCCCGCTTGGGCGACGTGGGTGCGGCGGTGGGCAAGCAAAGTGGAGCTGACGGCGAAGCTCTTGCCGCAGTCGCCGCAGCGGTAGGGCCGCTCGCCCGTGTGCACCCGCCGGTGCCGCTCCAGGTGGGAGCTGACGGCGAAAGCTCGCCCGCATTCCCCGCAGCGGAAGGGTTTCTCCCCGGTGTGGATGCGCCGGTGGCGCTCCAGGTGCGAGACCCAGCCGAAACTCTTCCCGCAAGCCCCGCACGGGTAGGGTTTTCCCCCGGTGCCGCTTTCCTCGGTGCATCTTTTGGCAACGGGTTGCTGCCGGGCGTGGGTGCGCCGGTGTTTGGCCAGGGCAGAGCCCCAACGGAAGCAGCGTTGGCAATCGGGGCAGGGGTAGGGCCGCTCGCCCGTGTGGACGCGCTGGTGTTTGAGGAGGTTGGAGCTGTGGCCGAAGCTTTTGCCGCACTGCTCGCAGCGGTAGGGCCGcggggggctgctgagggggTCGTCCCCCACCGGTGATGTCTGGGTGCCCTTGTGCTTGAAGCGCTGCGGGTCCGTCTGGTGGTTGAGGCGCTTGCCGCAGTCGGCGCATTTctgggggggcggcggcgggggttcctcctcctcctcttcctcaccctcctcctcctcctcctcggaggcggcggcggcgtggGTGCGCATGTGGCGGTCGAGGTGGGAGCTCCAAGCGAAGGCTCGCCCGCACTGGGCGCACTGGAAGGGCTTCTCCCCAGTGTGGATGCGCCGGTGGCGCTCGAGGTGGGAGCTCCAGGCGAAGGCTTTGCCGCACACCCCGCACTCGTAGGGTTTCCCCCCCAAGTGGCTCTTCTGGTGCCGGTCGAGAGCCCCCGGGTCGGCGAAGCTGCGGCCGCACTGGGGGCAGCGGTTGGGTTTTTGGCCGCCGGGAGCGTGGGTGCGCTGGTGGGTGAGGAGCGAGGAGCTGACGCTGAAGCGGCGGCCGCAATCGGGGCAGGCGTAGGGCCGCTCGCCCGTGTGGACCCGCTGGTGGATGGTGAGGTCGGAGCGTTGGATGAAGCCCTTGCCGCAGTCGGGGCACTCGTGGGGCCGGTCGCCGCTGTGGATTTTTTGGTGTTTCACCAGGGCCGATTTGTGGCTGAAGCTCTTGCCGCACTCGCCGCACGTGGTGCCGGGCTGGGGGGCTCGCTGCGGCGGGGCTTCCCCGCTCCTGCCCGCCTTCACCTCGGCGGGGCTCGAGGGATGCTCCTCGCCCGTGGGTTTTGAGGCTTCGGGCTCTTTCTCGGCAGTTTCTTCTCGGGGGGGTTCCTGCTCCGCTCGTGCTCCGTCCTCTGTGgggcacagggaaaaaaaaagagacgcGACCCAGGCAGATTTTGTCTCTGCCGGGGCTGGGGAGATGAAACGGAGGGCAGGGGGGGATTCCTCCTCGTTTTATTTCACGTTTTCCTCcaggaaaatgtgaaatttcaCGTTTATTTCACGTTTTATTTCACGTTTTCCTCCAGCTTCACCTCTAGGGGAAGGATCCCCATGGGAGCCgatccccatcccacccccctgccaccagcacaaACGCAGTAATTAAATCACCATCACCTCCACCGCATCCCCATTTCTCTCTGGGCCACCCCAAAATTCCCCTCAGCTGACTGCAGAGGGGCTTTGGCATTTCCATTTCGGCCAGGACATCCCCCTGGCATTGCACTCTGGCCATCCCAGCATCTTTTTCAATTTCGGGGAGGTGTCCACAGGTGGGGGAAAGCCACCAGCAGGAGTCaaccccatttttttttgtgccacgACCACGGCGCAATGCGGGGGCTCACCTCCAGCCGGGGCGTCCTTGGGGACGTGGAGATCCAGGGCTGTTGGTTCATCCTCATGGGCCAGGCGGGACAGCAGGTCGGGCTTAGAAACGGggaattctggaaaaaaaaaaggagaaacatggATCAGCAGCCCTCCtcaggagccccccagccccttgcaTGAAGATGAGAGGGTCCAGTGACCCAAATCCTGTCCCCATATTCGGATATTTGGCCCATCCCCGAATTTTCTCCATTATTTTGGGGTCTCCTCACCCAGCGCCATCAGCGTCTCGTAGCTCTCCTGCATCACGTCGCGATACAGCGCTCGCTGTCGCGGGTCCAGCAGCACGTAGGGCTCCATGGCCGGCCTCGCGAGCCCCCACCCTACAATAAGGACGTGACACCCCCATCAGCAACAACCCAACCCCAAGGATTTTCATGCAAAACCCCCCGTTTTATTAACCTGTGGATTCTCTGCTGGTTGATAGAAAGGCTGAGCCCTCACCGCATCACAAAACTGGGGGCTGATAAGCCTCTATCCCTTAATCCACCGCTTATTTTCCCAAATCTTCCAGCataattctcaaaaaaaaaaaataataaaccccATATTTCATTAATATTCCATATTTCAGTAACCTGCAGACAACACCCTCACCCTAAAACAAACCGATACATCACGGATAGCATCACTTATCaccagaaattcattttttttactgcacGAGCAGACTCTACGCTCAATAACTCagccaaatactttttttttttatttttttatttttaatatagatgCAGGTATTTTTCCAAGGATTGCAGACAATTAGGTTAGAAGCACTTAAATCTGAGTGGCTGAATTACTGGATGCAAGAGTTTGCTTTCTAGTAGGTGGAACAGGTCCAAGCCATGCTCCGTGCACACTTTCCAGTGCAAACACTTTCACAGCAGCTTTTGGGTGATTTTTCACTTAAATCATATCAAAGCTAATTCCTATTGTACCAAATCCTGAAATCCTGAGTGCTCCTCCTCAGGTCCCTTCACCTTCATCAAGATTCCTGTCccaaacttttcatttttgcccccccaaaacacacagcaatTGCTCCCCACCCCTGCAAAAAGGATGAATTACAGATATTTCTCTACCATGCCCTGAGGAGCCACAAATTTTGGGTACTCAGCACCATTTCTAACAATTCTGGGGGGAAAATGTGACTTTTCCCAAGTAGAGGAACCAGGTTTGGCGCTCTCTGCtgcaaaatcatttaaaaaaccAAATTGCTCCCACTCCTCCCTCCTTTTGCTCATCCTCCTCTGCGAGGAGCATTTCGGATCCcgctttatttctattttccagCAGAGGATGGAGAAGGGAGGACTGACGGGGGGACAGAAAGAAAGGTTTGGGGCAGGCTGTACCCGACTTACTGATGTCAGGAATAAAAGGGCGATTTCAGGCGCACACCGCGGATCcctcctacattttttttttttccctggcagCTCATcctgcttcattttattttcccgGGTGGTTTTTCCAtcctgctaaaaaaaaaataaaacaaaaggggatgggggggtcaGCACTTTCAGCA from Anas acuta chromosome 31, bAnaAcu1.1, whole genome shotgun sequence carries:
- the LOC137846193 gene encoding zinc finger protein 665-like; the encoded protein is MEPYVLLDPRQRALYRDVMQESYETLMALEFPVSKPDLLSRLAHEDEPTALDLHVPKDAPAGEDGARAEQEPPREETAEKEPEASKPTGEEHPSSPAEVKAGRSGEAPPQRAPQPGTTCGECGKSFSHKSALVKHQKIHSGDRPHECPDCGKGFIQRSDLTIHQRVHTGERPYACPDCGRRFSVSSSLLTHQRTHAPGGQKPNRCPQCGRSFADPGALDRHQKSHLGGKPYECGVCGKAFAWSSHLERHRRIHTGEKPFQCAQCGRAFAWSSHLDRHMRTHAAAASEEEEEEGEEEEEEEPPPPPPQKCADCGKRLNHQTDPQRFKHKGTQTSPVGDDPLSSPPRPYRCEQCGKSFGHSSNLLKHQRVHTGERPYPCPDCQRCFRWGSALAKHRRTHARQQPVAKRCTEESGTGGKPYPCGACGKSFGWVSHLERHRRIHTGEKPFRCGECGRAFAVSSHLERHRRVHTGERPYRCGDCGKSFAVSSTLLAHRRTHVAQAGRPHACPECGKGFSTPLSLERHRRLHRGEKPYQCGVCGKGFAWSSHFDRHRLTHTGEKPFSCAHCGKRFGRSSHRNRHQRAHGMGGGPEKRHGCPQCGKTFGLAAALAAHQRLHVAAAGSGLSLLPPSWWDGEKPGGTPTPPELWAEETGSVFQQHPVPSSSSSSSSSSFSSTAPKGWAAKALVPPSVAWRPGEGDALQSDAAAPQEPWASLPPPSS